One Granulicella sp. 5B5 DNA window includes the following coding sequences:
- the msrA gene encoding peptide-methionine (S)-S-oxide reductase MsrA, with product MQLRRVLPLFAFAAIVLTAAAVITTAASAKPKAPIPAPTTDVPLATAHGTQTAVFAGGCFWGTQAVFERVKGVTKTVVGYSGGTANTATYDAVTTETTGHAESVEVTYDPAVITYGTLLRIFFSVAHDPTQLNRQGNDVGTSYRSVIFYANDDQHRLATAYIAQLDAAHVFHGRIVTQVTPLKAFYRAEEYHQDYALKNPGNPYIQVCDRPKIDDLKAEFPDLFVNYKGSRD from the coding sequence ATGCAACTTCGCCGTGTCCTCCCACTCTTCGCCTTCGCCGCCATCGTGCTCACTGCCGCGGCTGTCATCACCACAGCCGCCAGCGCCAAGCCCAAGGCTCCCATCCCCGCGCCCACCACCGACGTCCCACTCGCCACAGCGCACGGCACGCAGACAGCGGTCTTCGCCGGCGGCTGCTTCTGGGGAACGCAGGCTGTCTTCGAGCGCGTCAAAGGCGTCACCAAAACCGTCGTAGGCTACTCCGGAGGCACCGCCAACACCGCCACCTACGACGCGGTCACCACCGAAACCACCGGCCACGCTGAGTCCGTCGAAGTCACCTACGACCCCGCCGTCATCACCTACGGCACGCTCCTCCGCATCTTCTTCTCCGTCGCGCACGACCCCACCCAGCTCAACCGCCAGGGCAACGACGTCGGCACCAGCTACCGCTCCGTCATCTTCTACGCCAACGACGACCAGCACCGCCTCGCCACCGCCTACATCGCGCAGCTCGACGCCGCCCACGTCTTCCACGGCAGAATCGTCACCCAGGTCACCCCGCTCAAAGCCTTCTACCGCGCCGAAGAGTACCACCAGGACTACGCCCTCAAGAACCCCGGCAACCCCTACATCCAGGTCTGCGACCGCCCCAAGATCGACGACCTCAAAGCCGAGTTCCCCGACCTCTTCGTCAACTACAAAGGCTCCCGCGACTAA
- a CDS encoding NAD-dependent malic enzyme, producing the protein MARQRANPEFVETSLTGLGLLGTPIFNKGTAFPESERDEFSLHGLLPPQVGTLDQQVARRMKAFRAIAPADDQSHDAQFARYTFMRDLQDVNETLFYALITRNIAEMLPVVYTPSVGVGCERFSEIWRKPRGVFLSYPNMERIGQILGHPRYDGVRCIVVSDGERILGLGDQGAGGMGIPIGKLALYTALAGIHPLQCLPVFLDVGTDNAERINDPLYLGWKEPRVRGAKYDEFVDRFVQVVKKRWPHVLLQWEDFAGTNAAKLLGRYRDVLPSFNDDIQGTAAVAVATVLAAVNATGVPLTEQRFAVLGFGSAGLGIAGLLTQALVKAGLSEVEARRRFWAVDKDGLLVEWMPSVRLEQGGYTRTHVEVEGWQRDGEGRIGLLEVVERVKPTVLIGVSGQPGAFSEEIVRAMARGVVRPVVLPLSNPTSRCEATPADVIAWSEGRAIVGTGSPFAPVEYEGRTIAIAQTNNSYIFPGLALGIVHARTKRVSDGMVMAAAEALARLSPTREDASGALLPPLESLRKVSMSVAVAVGRQAALEGLAAVKGEAFVESLRAGVWEPVYLPYKRRR; encoded by the coding sequence ATGGCTCGGCAACGTGCGAATCCGGAGTTTGTGGAGACCTCGCTGACAGGGCTGGGGCTGTTGGGGACGCCGATCTTCAATAAAGGCACGGCGTTTCCTGAGAGCGAGCGCGATGAGTTCAGCCTGCATGGGCTGCTGCCGCCGCAGGTGGGGACGCTGGACCAACAAGTTGCCCGGCGGATGAAGGCGTTCCGTGCGATCGCGCCTGCCGACGATCAGAGCCATGATGCGCAGTTTGCGCGCTACACGTTCATGCGCGATCTGCAGGATGTGAATGAGACGCTGTTCTATGCGCTGATCACAAGGAACATCGCGGAGATGCTGCCGGTGGTTTATACGCCGTCGGTGGGTGTGGGGTGCGAGCGGTTCAGCGAGATCTGGCGGAAGCCGCGCGGCGTGTTTTTGAGCTATCCAAACATGGAGCGGATTGGGCAGATACTGGGGCATCCGCGGTATGACGGCGTGCGCTGCATTGTGGTGTCGGATGGTGAGCGGATACTGGGGCTCGGCGATCAGGGTGCGGGTGGGATGGGGATTCCGATTGGGAAGCTGGCGCTTTATACGGCGCTGGCCGGGATCCATCCGCTGCAGTGTCTGCCGGTGTTTCTGGATGTGGGGACGGACAATGCGGAGCGGATCAATGACCCGCTGTATCTGGGGTGGAAAGAGCCGCGCGTGCGTGGGGCGAAGTACGACGAGTTCGTTGACCGCTTTGTGCAGGTGGTGAAGAAGCGCTGGCCGCATGTGCTGCTGCAGTGGGAAGATTTTGCAGGGACGAATGCGGCGAAGCTGCTGGGGCGGTATCGCGATGTGCTGCCTAGTTTTAATGACGATATTCAGGGGACGGCCGCGGTGGCGGTGGCGACGGTGCTGGCTGCGGTGAATGCGACCGGCGTGCCGCTGACCGAGCAACGGTTTGCGGTGCTCGGTTTCGGGTCGGCGGGGTTGGGGATTGCGGGGCTGCTGACGCAGGCGCTGGTGAAGGCCGGGTTGAGTGAGGTCGAGGCGCGGCGGCGGTTCTGGGCTGTCGATAAAGATGGCCTGCTGGTGGAGTGGATGCCGAGTGTGCGGCTGGAGCAGGGTGGGTATACGCGGACGCATGTGGAGGTTGAAGGCTGGCAGCGAGACGGCGAAGGACGGATTGGGCTGCTGGAGGTGGTGGAGCGGGTGAAGCCGACGGTGCTGATTGGAGTTTCGGGGCAGCCGGGGGCGTTCAGTGAAGAGATTGTGCGGGCGATGGCTCGTGGCGTGGTGCGGCCAGTGGTGCTGCCGCTGTCGAATCCGACGAGCCGTTGCGAGGCGACGCCCGCGGATGTGATTGCGTGGAGCGAAGGCCGGGCGATTGTGGGTACGGGCAGTCCGTTTGCGCCGGTGGAGTATGAGGGGCGAACGATTGCGATTGCGCAGACGAACAACTCGTATATCTTTCCGGGGCTGGCGCTGGGGATTGTGCATGCTCGGACGAAGCGTGTGAGCGATGGGATGGTTATGGCCGCGGCGGAGGCGCTGGCGCGGCTGTCGCCGACGCGCGAGGATGCGAGTGGTGCGCTGCTGCCGCCGTTGGAGAGCCTGCGGAAGGTGTCGATGAGTGTGGCCGTGGCGGTGGGGCGGCAGGCGGCGCTGGAAGGGCTCGCGGCGGTTAAGGGCGAGGCGTTTGTGGAGTCGCTGCGCGCGGGGGTTTGGGAGCCGGTGTATCTGCCGTACAAGCGGCGGCGGTAG
- a CDS encoding choice-of-anchor D domain-containing protein has product MPQSRFASPQLRAFTLLSLLATAPLSLAQQQRAERFLAQRTTASPNVSAAAALLNARKQSTAMPQAASQPVSLTAAWQPLGPSSIDSLTFGNLTGRITALAADPNDTTGNTLYVGTTGGGVWRSTNAAGSLSAATFAPLTDTAATLSIGALAVQPQSNPVLLAGTGDPNDATDSYYGLGILRSTNNGATWTLIPGSHDGVNGNHSFAGLATAGLAFSTTTPTLAVAAFSTSPQSTIVAATNTTSIPGLYYSTDAGATWQMATIYDGATIVQQPQPLGTGQVGNPATSVVWDALRQRFYAAVRNHGYYSSPDGATWTRLLAQPGIALTTANCPVGTNGLGSASCPIFRGVITAQPATGDLYALTVDASNNDLGLWQDLCLAASGTCSTPAPTFATRIDNGALDMTGTTQIAQGSYDLALSAAPAAANGTLLFVGTTDLYRCSMAADASTCTLHNTTNALDGCNAPAAVAPAQHALAAVALATGTPILYLGNDGGLWRSLDGVAETGSVCSATDSTHFDNLNQTFSGSLAQVVSFAQHPTDPNTLLAGLGANGSAATSTVSSQAGWPQLSAGEGGTALLDPATPTNWTLTIGAGVNLAQCTLGSDCTAANFVPPATIGPAQVAYDASLLDPPSLLDPALTSNLITATCRVWRGPAASGATWSTTNAISTALNGSDAPNNNATPCTASSPLIRSLAAGGPSNSSSATQLSGSAVLYAGLSGSLDGGSTLAGHIFVTANANTTPTWTDAALSPVTNDTSDTNLFNPGGFDISSLAVDPHDPTGATVYATVMGFGYPHLYRSTDFGAHWLNLSANLPDAPANSLAVDPNDANTVYIALDTGVYVTQAITTCGPTTNCWSLLGTGLPNAPVISLEAAANLPTSTGQLGMLRAATYGRGIWQTPLLTATSPLVPALTLSATSFTFPATQVSTQSASQTLTVTSSGNAPAILTTLAITGDFTETDTCAGQTLAVGSQCTVTLTFAPSTTGTRTGQLTIYANIPTGQATVALTGTGTTAPTVLFTPTALTFAAIVVNQSDPAQFINIANTGGTTATLQTPIITGADAADFTITGNSCTTTLQPGTACAVAITFTPTTSGTRTATLSLTDSAGTQTASLTGIGNAPATDTLSTNALTFAQQQLNTTSPAQQVTLTNSGGVALTLISPSVSAGDFAIVNSCGNSLAASSTCAISVTFTPTATGPRTATLTIADQFHSQTVTLNGTGIAPPGVSLTPVTLAFSNIGVSLVSQPQTVTLTNNGGQPLSIANTSISPGFTIAKTSCTTTLAPAGACTYTVLFAPTTAGAVTGALTLTTNATPATRSVALTGTGIDFAITPTNATSATITAGSSNVYTMQLSSIASLTGSVALSCTGAPTNSTCTVAPPNAQLGTTIPFTVTVVTDIAVAALAPQAHSNDIYLALLLPLALPLFLRSRTRHTLTLCAALTLASLTALTGCGANRIIPPTGGSGGPGSSNPTPPGTYALIVSGSVDGLTHTVPLTLTVQ; this is encoded by the coding sequence TTGCCGCAGAGCCGTTTCGCGAGCCCCCAACTCCGTGCCTTCACCCTGCTCTCGCTGCTCGCGACAGCACCGCTCTCACTCGCGCAGCAGCAGCGCGCCGAACGCTTCCTCGCCCAGCGCACCACAGCCAGTCCCAATGTCAGCGCAGCCGCCGCGCTTCTCAACGCGCGTAAACAGAGCACCGCGATGCCGCAAGCAGCCAGCCAGCCCGTAAGCCTCACCGCCGCCTGGCAGCCGCTCGGCCCGTCGTCGATCGACTCGCTCACCTTCGGCAATCTCACCGGCCGCATCACCGCGCTCGCCGCCGACCCCAACGACACCACCGGCAACACACTCTACGTCGGCACCACCGGCGGAGGCGTCTGGCGCTCCACCAACGCCGCCGGCTCACTCAGCGCCGCAACCTTCGCACCACTCACGGACACAGCAGCGACGCTCTCCATCGGCGCTCTCGCCGTGCAGCCACAATCCAACCCCGTCCTCCTCGCAGGCACAGGCGACCCCAACGACGCCACCGACTCCTACTACGGCCTCGGCATCCTCCGCTCCACCAACAACGGCGCAACCTGGACGCTCATCCCCGGCTCGCACGACGGCGTCAACGGCAACCACTCCTTCGCGGGCCTCGCCACCGCGGGCCTGGCCTTCTCCACCACGACGCCCACCCTCGCCGTCGCCGCCTTCAGCACCTCGCCGCAATCAACCATCGTCGCCGCCACCAACACCACCTCCATCCCCGGCCTCTACTACTCCACCGACGCCGGTGCGACCTGGCAGATGGCCACGATCTACGACGGCGCAACCATCGTGCAACAGCCACAACCGCTCGGCACCGGCCAGGTCGGCAACCCCGCCACCTCCGTCGTATGGGACGCGCTCCGCCAGCGCTTCTACGCCGCCGTCCGCAATCACGGCTACTACAGCTCGCCCGACGGCGCCACCTGGACGCGCCTGCTCGCCCAGCCCGGCATCGCGCTCACCACCGCCAACTGTCCCGTCGGCACCAACGGACTCGGCAGCGCATCCTGCCCTATCTTTCGCGGAGTTATCACAGCACAGCCGGCCACCGGCGACCTCTACGCCCTCACCGTCGATGCCAGCAACAACGACCTGGGCCTCTGGCAGGACCTCTGCCTCGCCGCTTCCGGCACCTGCTCCACGCCCGCACCCACCTTCGCCACACGCATCGACAACGGCGCACTCGACATGACCGGCACCACGCAGATCGCACAGGGCAGCTACGACCTGGCACTCAGCGCCGCACCCGCCGCCGCCAATGGCACGCTGCTATTCGTCGGCACCACCGACCTATACCGTTGCTCCATGGCCGCGGACGCCAGCACCTGCACGCTGCACAACACCACGAACGCGCTCGATGGCTGCAACGCGCCCGCCGCCGTCGCGCCAGCGCAACACGCACTCGCGGCAGTCGCCCTCGCCACCGGCACACCCATCCTCTACCTCGGCAACGACGGCGGCCTCTGGCGCTCACTCGACGGCGTCGCCGAAACCGGCTCCGTCTGCTCCGCCACCGACAGCACCCACTTCGACAACCTCAACCAAACCTTCAGCGGCTCACTCGCCCAGGTCGTCTCCTTCGCCCAGCACCCCACCGACCCCAACACCCTGCTCGCCGGCCTCGGCGCCAACGGCTCCGCCGCAACGAGCACCGTCAGCTCACAGGCTGGCTGGCCGCAACTCTCCGCTGGCGAAGGCGGTACCGCGCTCCTCGATCCCGCAACGCCCACCAACTGGACGCTCACCATCGGCGCAGGTGTCAACCTCGCACAATGCACGCTCGGCAGCGACTGCACCGCCGCCAACTTCGTCCCGCCCGCCACAATAGGTCCCGCGCAAGTAGCCTACGACGCCAGCCTGCTCGACCCGCCCTCGCTGCTCGACCCCGCCCTCACCAGCAACCTCATCACCGCCACCTGCCGCGTCTGGCGAGGCCCCGCAGCCTCCGGCGCAACCTGGTCCACCACCAACGCCATCAGCACCGCACTCAACGGCAGCGACGCGCCCAATAACAATGCGACACCCTGCACCGCTTCCAGCCCCCTCATCCGCTCGCTCGCGGCCGGTGGGCCCAGCAACTCCAGCAGCGCCACCCAACTCTCCGGCTCCGCAGTCCTCTACGCAGGCCTAAGCGGCTCACTCGACGGCGGCAGCACCCTCGCCGGCCACATCTTCGTCACCGCCAATGCCAACACCACGCCCACGTGGACAGACGCCGCACTCTCACCCGTCACCAACGACACCTCCGACACCAACCTCTTCAACCCGGGCGGCTTCGACATCTCCTCTCTCGCCGTCGATCCGCACGACCCCACCGGCGCCACCGTCTACGCCACCGTCATGGGCTTCGGCTACCCGCACCTCTACCGCTCCACCGACTTCGGCGCACACTGGCTCAACCTCTCTGCCAACCTGCCCGACGCACCCGCCAACAGCCTCGCCGTCGATCCCAACGACGCCAACACGGTCTACATCGCACTCGACACCGGCGTCTACGTCACGCAGGCCATCACAACCTGCGGCCCCACCACCAACTGTTGGAGCCTCCTCGGCACCGGTCTGCCCAACGCACCCGTGATCTCTCTCGAAGCCGCCGCCAACCTGCCCACTAGCACTGGCCAACTCGGCATGTTGCGCGCCGCCACCTACGGCCGAGGCATCTGGCAGACACCGCTGCTCACCGCAACCTCGCCACTCGTGCCTGCGCTCACACTCTCAGCCACCAGCTTCACCTTCCCCGCAACCCAGGTCTCCACACAGTCCGCATCACAGACACTCACCGTCACCAGCAGTGGCAACGCCCCAGCCATCCTCACCACACTCGCCATCACCGGCGACTTCACCGAAACCGACACCTGCGCCGGGCAAACACTTGCCGTCGGCTCTCAATGCACCGTCACCCTCACCTTCGCTCCCAGCACCACCGGCACGCGCACCGGCCAGCTTACGATCTACGCCAACATCCCCACCGGCCAGGCCACCGTCGCTCTCACCGGAACGGGCACGACAGCACCCACTGTCCTCTTCACGCCCACGGCGCTCACCTTCGCCGCCATCGTCGTCAACCAGTCCGACCCCGCACAGTTCATCAACATCGCCAACACCGGCGGCACCACCGCAACCCTGCAAACTCCCATCATCACAGGCGCAGATGCAGCCGACTTCACCATCACCGGCAACAGCTGCACCACCACGCTGCAACCGGGCACCGCCTGCGCCGTCGCCATCACCTTCACTCCCACCACATCCGGCACCCGCACCGCAACGCTCTCGCTCACCGACTCCGCCGGAACGCAGACCGCCTCGCTCACCGGCATCGGCAACGCCCCCGCCACCGACACCCTCTCCACCAACGCGCTCACCTTCGCGCAGCAGCAGCTCAACACCACCAGCCCCGCGCAGCAGGTCACGCTCACAAACTCTGGCGGAGTAGCCCTCACCCTCATCTCTCCTTCGGTTTCCGCAGGAGACTTCGCCATCGTCAACAGCTGCGGCAACTCCCTCGCCGCCAGCTCCACCTGCGCCATCAGCGTCACCTTCACACCGACCGCCACCGGCCCACGCACCGCCACGCTCACCATCGCGGACCAGTTCCACTCCCAGACCGTCACCCTCAACGGCACCGGCATCGCACCACCGGGAGTCTCACTCACCCCTGTCACCCTCGCTTTCTCAAACATCGGCGTCTCGCTCGTCTCGCAACCGCAGACCGTCACCCTCACCAACAACGGCGGTCAGCCACTCTCCATCGCGAACACCTCCATCTCCCCCGGCTTCACCATCGCAAAGACCTCCTGCACCACAACACTCGCACCCGCCGGAGCCTGCACCTACACCGTCCTCTTCGCGCCCACCACAGCAGGAGCGGTTACAGGCGCTCTCACGCTCACCACAAACGCCACCCCGGCCACGCGGTCCGTCGCGCTCACCGGCACCGGTATCGACTTCGCCATCACGCCCACCAATGCAACCTCAGCCACCATTACCGCGGGCTCCTCCAACGTATACACGATGCAGCTCAGCTCAATCGCCTCGCTCACCGGCAGCGTCGCACTCAGCTGCACCGGAGCCCCCACCAACAGCACCTGCACGGTCGCACCACCCAACGCGCAGCTCGGCACAACGATACCTTTCACCGTCACCGTCGTCACCGACATCGCAGTCGCCGCACTCGCACCGCAAGCCCACTCCAACGATATCTACCTCGCGCTGCTGCTTCCACTAGCTCTGCCGCTCTTCCTGCGCAGCCGCACACGGCACACACTCACCCTCTGCGCTGCACTCACTCTCGCATCACTGACCGCGCTGACGGGCTGCGGCGCCAACCGCATCATCCCCCCCACAGGCGGCAGTGGCGGTCCCGGCTCATCCAACCCCACACCACCCGGCACCTACGCCCTCATCGTCAGCGGCTCCGTCGACGGCCTCACCCACACCGTCCCATTAACCCTCACCGTGCAGTAA
- a CDS encoding DUF1772 domain-containing protein gives MFILDLITTLSIGMLIGVEFCVSVFINPILDRLDPLTQAHLMRDFAKRLGGAMPFWYGFNLLLLITESVFRRQQPNAALLYTAVTLWALTILMTVLILVPINNRMMQLEGAISEQSKRDHGKWDTLHRLRVVALAAAAICAFIAIGM, from the coding sequence ATGTTCATCCTCGACCTCATCACCACACTCTCCATCGGCATGCTCATCGGCGTTGAGTTCTGCGTCTCCGTCTTCATCAACCCCATCCTCGACCGTCTCGACCCGCTCACGCAGGCGCATCTCATGCGTGACTTCGCAAAGCGCCTCGGCGGCGCCATGCCGTTCTGGTACGGCTTCAACCTGCTGCTGCTCATCACGGAAAGCGTCTTCCGCCGTCAACAACCAAACGCCGCACTGCTTTACACCGCCGTAACACTCTGGGCTCTCACCATCCTGATGACCGTCCTCATCCTCGTGCCCATCAACAACCGCATGATGCAGCTCGAAGGCGCTATCTCCGAGCAGTCCAAGCGCGACCACGGCAAGTGGGACACGCTCCACCGTCTCCGCGTCGTCGCTCTCGCCGCCGCCGCCATCTGCGCCTTCATCGCCATAGGAATGTAG
- a CDS encoding nucleotide sugar dehydrogenase, translating to MARLHTLAEWIERVESRQTHIAIIGLGYVGLPLTLLFSEAGFHVTGFDIDQKKVGSLNDGISYIHRIPSADIAAARAAGFTATTDFALLQDCDAVLICVPTPLGVGTEHEHEPDLSYVQSTVEAVAPHTHPGQLIVLESTTYPGTTTELVLPILERLGPTPVHRETAKEAVISAGDSSVSAPLSTHCLLAFSPEREDPGNTTTPRHAIPKVVGGTSPTATAAAAALYGAIFDRTVSMSSPDAAEMTKLLENIYRSVNIALVNELKQLCLAMGIDIWEVIDAASTKPFGFQPFYPGPGIGGHCIPVDPFYLSWRAKQFNQPTRFIELAGEVNESMPAFVVETIRKALGSLEGKRVLILGIAYKRDVDDLRESPALTLFGLLQHAGAHVAYNDPYFPQVGIGRHYALQTASTPLTEVPTFDCVLLATDHSAYDIPALVAASKLFIDTRNATRGLTAPNIIRC from the coding sequence CCTCGGCTATGTGGGCCTGCCGCTCACGCTGCTCTTCAGCGAAGCCGGCTTCCACGTCACCGGCTTCGACATCGACCAGAAGAAGGTCGGCAGCCTCAACGACGGCATCAGCTACATCCACCGTATCCCATCAGCCGACATCGCTGCCGCGCGCGCCGCAGGCTTCACCGCCACCACGGACTTCGCTCTCCTCCAGGACTGCGACGCAGTCCTCATCTGCGTGCCCACACCGCTCGGCGTGGGCACGGAGCACGAGCATGAGCCCGACCTCAGCTACGTGCAGAGCACCGTCGAAGCCGTCGCACCGCACACGCATCCCGGCCAGCTCATCGTCCTCGAATCCACCACCTATCCCGGCACCACCACCGAGCTCGTCCTACCCATCCTCGAACGTCTCGGCCCAACACCGGTGCACCGCGAGACGGCAAAAGAAGCTGTCATCTCGGCCGGAGACTCTAGTGTCTCCGCACCACTGTCTACCCACTGCCTTCTCGCCTTCAGCCCCGAGCGCGAAGACCCCGGCAACACCACAACGCCACGCCACGCCATTCCCAAGGTAGTCGGCGGCACCAGCCCCACCGCCACCGCAGCCGCCGCTGCGCTCTACGGCGCCATCTTCGACCGCACCGTCTCCATGTCCTCACCCGACGCAGCCGAGATGACCAAGCTGCTCGAGAACATCTACCGCAGCGTCAACATCGCCCTCGTCAATGAGCTCAAGCAGCTCTGCCTCGCCATGGGCATCGACATCTGGGAGGTCATCGACGCGGCCTCCACCAAGCCCTTCGGCTTTCAACCCTTCTATCCCGGCCCCGGCATCGGCGGCCACTGCATCCCCGTCGACCCTTTCTACCTCAGTTGGCGCGCCAAGCAGTTCAATCAGCCCACGCGCTTTATCGAGCTCGCCGGCGAAGTGAACGAGTCCATGCCCGCCTTCGTCGTCGAAACCATCCGCAAGGCACTAGGCTCCCTCGAAGGCAAACGCGTCCTCATCCTCGGCATCGCCTACAAGCGCGACGTCGACGACCTGCGCGAGTCCCCCGCGCTCACGCTCTTCGGCCTGCTGCAGCACGCTGGCGCGCACGTCGCCTACAACGACCCCTACTTCCCGCAGGTCGGCATCGGGCGCCACTACGCCTTGCAGACCGCCTCCACGCCGCTCACCGAAGTCCCCACCTTCGACTGTGTCCTGCTCGCCACCGACCACAGCGCCTACGACATCCCCGCTCTTGTCGCCGCCAGCAAGCTCTTCATCGACACCCGCAACGCCACCCGCGGCCTCACCGCCCCCAACATCATCCGCTGCTGA
- a CDS encoding NAD(P)/FAD-dependent oxidoreductase, with product MQVYDVVVLGAGAAGMMCAFEAGRRGKRVLLLDHGDRVGRKILISGGGRCNFTNIHAKAENFLSENPHFAKSALAGFTPAEFVALVEKHGIKYHEKTLGQLFCDDSARQIVAMLEKECAEAGVVTRCGVSVGAVRTHVSEARHGAPTFVVETSTGSFECGAVVVATGGLSIPKMGATAFGYELAKQFGHNVIEPRAGLVPLVFGVKDHERWCDLAGVAFDVVARAEMQTQRMLRGAKVPNFKERLLITHRGVSGPAVLQASSYWRPGGTVVFDVAPGQEVLRPLQARSSGRDWDALYAALRGVLPQRMAERWVRARADAGAGDWTNAGLEQMERELHAWAVKPDGSEGFVKAEVTVGGVDTNELDARTMESKRVPGLYFIGEVVDVTGWLGGYNFQWAWASGVAAGRALGHGE from the coding sequence ATGCAGGTTTATGACGTGGTGGTGCTGGGCGCGGGCGCTGCGGGGATGATGTGTGCTTTCGAGGCCGGACGGCGCGGCAAGCGCGTGCTGCTGCTGGACCATGGCGATCGCGTGGGACGGAAGATATTGATCTCCGGTGGGGGGCGGTGCAACTTTACGAACATCCATGCGAAGGCGGAGAACTTTTTGAGTGAGAACCCGCACTTTGCGAAGTCCGCGCTGGCGGGGTTTACTCCTGCGGAGTTTGTGGCGCTGGTGGAGAAGCATGGGATCAAGTATCACGAGAAGACGCTGGGGCAGCTATTTTGTGATGACAGCGCACGGCAGATTGTGGCGATGCTGGAGAAGGAGTGCGCGGAGGCTGGGGTGGTGACGCGGTGCGGGGTGAGTGTGGGGGCGGTTCGAACCCATGTCTCGGAAGCGAGACATGGGGCACCCACGTTTGTGGTGGAGACCAGCACGGGGAGCTTTGAGTGCGGCGCGGTGGTGGTGGCGACGGGTGGGTTGTCGATTCCGAAGATGGGCGCGACGGCGTTTGGGTATGAGCTGGCGAAGCAGTTTGGGCATAACGTGATTGAGCCGCGCGCGGGGCTGGTTCCGCTGGTGTTTGGTGTGAAAGACCATGAGCGCTGGTGCGACCTGGCGGGAGTGGCGTTCGATGTGGTGGCCAGGGCGGAGATGCAAACGCAAAGGATGCTACGAGGCGCGAAGGTGCCGAACTTCAAAGAGCGGTTGTTGATTACACATCGTGGGGTGAGTGGGCCGGCGGTGCTGCAGGCGTCGTCGTACTGGAGGCCGGGAGGGACGGTGGTGTTTGATGTTGCGCCGGGTCAGGAAGTGCTGCGGCCGCTGCAGGCGCGGTCTTCGGGGCGTGATTGGGATGCTCTTTATGCGGCGCTGCGTGGTGTGCTGCCGCAGCGCATGGCGGAGCGATGGGTCCGTGCGCGCGCGGACGCGGGTGCGGGGGACTGGACGAATGCGGGGCTCGAACAGATGGAGCGCGAGCTGCATGCGTGGGCGGTGAAGCCGGATGGCAGTGAGGGGTTTGTGAAGGCGGAGGTGACGGTGGGTGGCGTTGATACGAATGAATTGGACGCGCGCACGATGGAGAGCAAGCGCGTGCCGGGGCTGTACTTTATCGGCGAGGTGGTGGATGTGACCGGGTGGCTGGGTGGGTACAACTTTCAGTGGGCGTGGGCGAGTGGGGTGGCGGCGGGGAGAGCTTTAGGACATGGGGAATAG
- a CDS encoding heme-degrading domain-containing protein has translation MSDTAALANDLALIAQQEALLQFPSFNADTAWQLGSLLRSKLIERKAGGSIEIDLAGHILFSCTTPGATPGQADWIRRKRNVVRRFARSSYAIGRQLEHDGQTLEARHGLALTDYATHGGGFPLVLRALNPSEPASGLVGSIILSGLPQRDDHGLVVAAIAELLHIDAPTLL, from the coding sequence ATGTCGGACACCGCAGCCCTCGCCAACGACCTCGCCCTCATCGCACAACAGGAAGCCCTCCTACAATTCCCCAGCTTCAACGCGGACACCGCCTGGCAGCTCGGCTCACTCCTCCGCTCCAAACTCATCGAGCGCAAGGCCGGCGGCTCCATCGAGATCGACCTCGCCGGCCACATCCTCTTTAGCTGTACCACCCCCGGCGCCACCCCCGGCCAGGCCGACTGGATTCGCCGCAAGCGCAACGTCGTCCGCCGCTTCGCCCGCAGCAGCTACGCCATCGGCCGCCAGCTCGAGCACGACGGCCAAACCCTCGAAGCCCGCCACGGCCTCGCCCTCACCGACTACGCCACCCACGGCGGCGGCTTCCCCCTCGTCCTCAGAGCCCTCAACCCCTCCGAACCAGCCTCCGGCCTCGTCGGCAGCATCATCCTCAGCGGCCTCCCCCAGCGCGACGACCACGGGCTAGTCGTAGCCGCCATCGCCGAACTCCTCCACATCGACGCACCAACACTGCTCTAA